The proteins below are encoded in one region of Pseudomonas sp. SCB32:
- the otsA gene encoding alpha,alpha-trehalose-phosphate synthase (UDP-forming), with protein sequence MPRLVVISNRVMVPDENHPAAPGGLAVAIEAAMREREGIWFGWSGHVAEEPGPLTTLERGNLTYILTDLHPQDFDEYYNGFANRVLWPILHYRVDLAEFSEADFGGYRRVNEFFAERLSPLLEPDDVLWVHDYHLIPLALALRARGHANRIGFFLHIPMPPADLLTAIPHHAELIRALTEYNLIGFQTENDASNFARYLTRVVGAATPDGRRYHLENQHFRVGVFPVGVDAEGFRQLAEASERSQAAQDLRESLGGRALMVGVDRLDYSKGIVNRLDGYERFLECYPEWRNHVTCLQISPGCRQDIPEYADIDAAVSARVGHINGRFGAVSWVPLRYVARNHRREDIAMVMRQARIGLVTPLRDGMNLVAKEFVAAQDPDDPGVLILSQFAGAATELGGALIVNPHDRDALAEAIDTALRMPLGERRARYRDMYAVLQANDIRFWGPSFIDALTRPGRALNWLSNHYLGH encoded by the coding sequence ATGCCGCGCCTCGTGGTGATCTCCAACCGGGTGATGGTGCCCGATGAAAACCATCCGGCCGCGCCGGGCGGGCTTGCCGTCGCCATCGAGGCCGCCATGCGCGAGCGTGAGGGCATCTGGTTCGGCTGGAGCGGCCACGTGGCCGAGGAGCCGGGGCCGCTCACCACCCTGGAGCGCGGCAACCTCACCTACATCCTCACCGACCTGCACCCGCAGGACTTCGACGAGTACTACAACGGCTTCGCCAACCGCGTGCTCTGGCCCATCCTGCACTACCGGGTGGACCTCGCCGAATTCAGCGAGGCCGATTTCGGTGGCTATCGGCGGGTCAACGAATTCTTCGCCGAACGCCTGAGCCCGCTGTTGGAGCCGGACGACGTGCTCTGGGTGCACGACTACCACCTCATCCCGCTCGCCCTGGCCCTGCGCGCCCGTGGGCACGCCAACCGCATCGGCTTCTTCCTGCACATCCCGATGCCGCCGGCGGACCTGCTCACCGCGATCCCCCACCACGCCGAACTGATCCGCGCCCTCACCGAATACAACCTGATCGGCTTCCAGACCGAGAACGACGCCAGCAATTTTGCCCGCTACCTCACCCGCGTGGTCGGCGCCGCCACCCCCGATGGCCGGCGCTATCACCTGGAAAACCAGCACTTCCGCGTGGGTGTGTTCCCGGTGGGCGTGGATGCCGAGGGCTTCCGCCAGTTGGCCGAGGCGTCGGAGCGGAGTCAGGCCGCCCAGGACCTGCGCGAAAGCCTCGGCGGCCGCGCGCTGATGGTCGGCGTGGACCGCCTCGACTACTCCAAGGGCATCGTCAACCGCCTGGACGGCTACGAGCGCTTCCTGGAGTGCTACCCCGAGTGGCGCAACCATGTGACCTGCCTGCAGATATCCCCCGGCTGCCGCCAGGACATCCCCGAGTACGCCGACATCGATGCCGCCGTCAGCGCACGGGTAGGGCACATCAACGGCCGCTTCGGCGCCGTGTCCTGGGTGCCCCTGCGCTACGTGGCGCGCAACCACCGCCGCGAGGACATCGCCATGGTCATGCGCCAGGCGCGCATTGGCCTGGTGACGCCGCTGCGCGATGGCATGAACCTGGTCGCCAAGGAGTTCGTCGCCGCGCAGGATCCGGACGACCCCGGTGTGCTGATCCTCTCCCAGTTCGCCGGCGCCGCCACCGAGCTGGGCGGCGCGCTGATCGTCAATCCCCATGACCGCGATGCCCTGGCCGAGGCCATCGATACTGCCCTGCGCATGCCGCTGGGGGAGCGCAGGGCGCGCTATCGTGACATGTACGCGGTGCTGCAGGCCAATGACATAAGGTTCTGGGGGCCGAGTTTCATCGACGCGCTGACCCGGCCGGGAAGGGCGCTGAACTGGTTGTCGAACCATTACCTGGGCCACTGA
- a CDS encoding glycoside hydrolase family 15 protein, protein MTERHDGALELGLIGNCRVAALVNPQGRLVWWCYPNFDGDPAFSRLLAGDEEKGFADVLLDGQVSHMSEYQRNTAIITTVLRDDSGGAVRITDFAPRFLQYGRVFRPAQLCRLIEPLEGLPRVTLRVRPTHGYGKPRRSVAGSSHIRYLDGDEPIRLTTDAPLSYLLNETRFALRHPVSMVIGMDEPLDNAPGDVVREFLKRTQGHWHDWVRGLAISFEWQQVVIRSAITLKLCNFEETGAIIAAATTSIPEAPGSRRNWDYRYCWLRDAYFVILALNRLGATRTMEGYIDFITTVASGDAELKPLYGIIPDMDLTERDEPDLAGFLGHAPVRVGNQAVEQNQHDVFGSVVLAVLQSFVDDRLPSPSSEGMLQLLESLADKAVHAAFEPDAGIWEYRGRQRIHTHSALLCWVACDRVGRIARRLGRVEEGEAWMAKAARLRERILAEAWSERKQCFTGAFGHDDLDASVLLMNELGIIEADDPRFVATVECIGRELNVNGHLLRYAAADDFGVPETAFLVVKFWYLDALAAIGRRDEARTLFEELIAARNRYGLLSEDLHPHTGELWGNIPQTYSMAGLINSAMRLSIGWEEGLCRASW, encoded by the coding sequence ATGACTGAACGGCACGACGGAGCACTGGAGCTGGGCCTGATCGGCAACTGCCGCGTGGCCGCCCTGGTCAACCCGCAGGGGCGGCTGGTGTGGTGGTGCTACCCCAACTTCGATGGCGACCCGGCGTTCTCCCGGTTGCTGGCCGGCGACGAGGAAAAAGGTTTCGCCGACGTGCTGCTCGACGGCCAGGTCAGCCATATGTCCGAGTACCAGCGCAACACCGCGATCATCACCACCGTGCTGCGCGACGACAGCGGTGGGGCGGTGCGCATCACCGACTTCGCCCCGCGCTTTCTGCAATACGGCCGGGTGTTCCGTCCGGCCCAGTTGTGCCGGCTGATCGAGCCACTGGAAGGGCTGCCCAGGGTCACACTGCGCGTGCGTCCGACCCACGGTTACGGCAAACCGCGCCGTAGCGTGGCGGGCTCCAGCCATATCCGCTACCTGGATGGCGATGAGCCGATCCGCCTGACCACCGACGCGCCGCTGTCCTACCTGCTCAACGAGACCCGCTTCGCCCTGCGCCACCCGGTGAGCATGGTGATCGGCATGGACGAGCCGCTGGACAACGCTCCCGGCGACGTCGTCCGCGAATTCCTCAAGCGCACCCAGGGCCATTGGCACGACTGGGTGCGCGGTCTGGCGATCTCCTTCGAATGGCAGCAGGTGGTGATCCGCTCGGCCATCACCCTCAAGTTGTGCAACTTCGAGGAGACCGGGGCGATCATCGCTGCCGCCACCACCTCCATCCCCGAGGCGCCCGGCTCCCGGCGCAACTGGGACTACCGCTACTGCTGGCTGCGCGACGCCTACTTCGTGATTCTCGCCCTCAACCGCCTGGGCGCCACCCGCACCATGGAGGGCTACATCGACTTCATCACCACCGTGGCCAGCGGTGACGCCGAACTCAAGCCGCTGTACGGCATCATCCCCGACATGGACCTCACCGAGCGCGATGAGCCGGACCTGGCCGGCTTCCTGGGCCACGCTCCGGTGCGCGTCGGCAACCAGGCGGTGGAGCAGAACCAGCACGACGTGTTCGGCTCCGTGGTGCTGGCCGTGCTGCAGAGCTTCGTCGACGACCGCCTGCCCAGCCCCAGCAGCGAGGGCATGCTGCAACTGCTCGAGTCCCTCGCCGACAAGGCCGTGCACGCCGCCTTCGAGCCCGATGCCGGCATCTGGGAATACCGTGGCCGGCAGCGTATCCACACCCATTCCGCACTGCTCTGCTGGGTCGCCTGCGACCGCGTCGGGCGCATCGCCCGGCGTCTTGGCCGGGTGGAGGAGGGCGAAGCCTGGATGGCGAAGGCCGCGAGGCTGCGCGAGCGCATCCTCGCCGAAGCCTGGAGCGAGAGGAAACAGTGCTTCACCGGTGCGTTCGGCCATGACGACCTCGATGCCAGCGTGCTGCTGATGAACGAACTGGGCATCATCGAAGCCGACGATCCGCGCTTCGTCGCCACCGTCGAGTGCATCGGCCGCGAACTCAACGTCAACGGCCACCTGCTGCGCTACGCTGCGGCGGATGACTTCGGCGTGCCGGAAACCGCCTTCCTGGTAGTCAAGTTCTGGTACCTCGACGCGCTCGCCGCCATCGGCCGCCGTGACGAAGCCCGCACGCTGTTCGAGGAACTGATCGCCGCGCGCAATCGTTACGGGCTGCTCTCCGAAGACCTGCACCCGCACACCGGCGAGCTCTGGGGCAATATCCCGCAGACCTACTCCATGGCCGGGCTGATCAACTCGGCCATGCGTCTTTCCATCGGCTGGGAGGAAGGTCTATGCCGCGCCTCGTGGTGA
- the otsB gene encoding trehalose-phosphatase produces MSRPPQRGPVDTAMAPLSEVSAAALLQLWLGQCKQTAVFLDVDGTLLDIAETPDAVHVPPGLVDALSELHRRLDGALALISGRPVDELDRLFHPLRLPASGGHGAHWRETGESPLRRTTRDLPACVRVQLNALACAHKGVLAEDKGSSFALHYRAVPDSAPALRVALQALLIAPEGAGLRLLGGKKVYEVVAEGIDKAGAIQRLMTTLAFAGRRPLFVGDDLTDQPALALMPSLQGLGLSVGRMLPGASAVFANAAAVRTALITAAGGKDR; encoded by the coding sequence ATGTCACGTCCCCCACAACGAGGACCTGTCGACACCGCCATGGCCCCGCTCAGCGAGGTCTCAGCCGCAGCGCTGCTGCAGCTGTGGCTCGGCCAGTGCAAGCAGACCGCCGTGTTCCTGGATGTCGACGGAACCCTTCTGGACATCGCCGAAACCCCCGACGCGGTGCACGTCCCGCCCGGGTTGGTCGATGCGCTCAGCGAGCTGCATCGACGTCTCGACGGTGCCCTGGCCCTGATCAGCGGCCGCCCGGTCGACGAGCTCGACCGGCTGTTCCATCCCCTGCGCCTGCCCGCCAGCGGCGGTCACGGCGCCCACTGGCGCGAAACCGGCGAGAGCCCGCTGCGCCGCACCACCCGTGATTTGCCCGCCTGCGTGCGCGTGCAGCTCAATGCACTCGCGTGCGCTCACAAAGGTGTGCTGGCCGAGGACAAGGGCAGCAGCTTCGCCCTGCATTACCGCGCCGTCCCCGACAGCGCGCCGGCGCTGCGGGTGGCCCTGCAGGCGCTGCTCATCGCGCCGGAGGGCGCGGGCTTGCGCCTGCTCGGCGGCAAGAAGGTCTACGAAGTCGTCGCCGAGGGCATCGACAAGGCGGGTGCCATCCAGCGCCTGATGACCACGCTGGCTTTCGCCGGTCGTCGCCCGCTGTTCGTCGGCGACGACCTCACCGACCAACCCGCCCTGGCCCTGATGCCCAGCCTGCAAGGGCTGGGGCTCTCGGTCGGGAGAATGCTGCCGGGGGCGAGTGCCGTCTTCGCCAATGCGGCGGCAGTCCGTACCGCACTCATCACGGCGGCAGGAGGAAAGGATCGATGA
- a CDS encoding ABC transporter substrate-binding protein, protein MHTITRWLGTALLALGLLGQGVTAEERKPIHFGELTWESGSLITEMLRLLVEQGYGYPTDTLPGSTVSLEAALARNDIQVIAEEWAGRSPAWVKAEAEHKVYGLGDIVKNADEGWWVPDYVVHGDPARGIAALAPELRSVSDLPRYRAVFRDAESPDKGRFLNSPTGWTSEIVNSQKLKAYGLESSYVNFRSGSGAAMDAEIASSIRRGKPVLFYYWSPTPLMGRYKLLRLEEPPFDAEAWKTLSDPNNPNPRGSRSLPAKLSVGVSAPFHQQYPELVALFEKVDIPIGLLNAALAKMSETRQPPRDAAREFLKANPQVWQNWLPAEQRARAEAAL, encoded by the coding sequence ATGCATACCATCACACGCTGGCTGGGCACCGCCCTGCTCGCCCTGGGCCTGCTGGGCCAGGGCGTCACCGCCGAGGAACGCAAACCGATCCACTTTGGCGAACTGACCTGGGAGAGCGGCAGCCTGATCACCGAGATGCTCCGCCTGCTGGTGGAACAGGGTTACGGCTACCCCACCGACACCCTGCCCGGCAGCACCGTCAGCCTGGAGGCGGCGCTGGCGCGCAATGACATCCAGGTGATCGCCGAGGAATGGGCCGGACGCAGTCCCGCCTGGGTCAAGGCCGAAGCCGAGCACAAGGTCTACGGCCTGGGCGATATCGTGAAAAACGCCGACGAAGGCTGGTGGGTGCCGGATTATGTGGTCCATGGCGACCCGGCGCGGGGCATCGCCGCGCTGGCTCCGGAGCTGCGTTCGGTGAGCGACCTGCCGCGCTACCGAGCGGTGTTCCGCGACGCCGAGTCGCCGGACAAGGGCCGCTTCCTCAACAGCCCCACCGGCTGGACCTCGGAGATCGTCAACTCGCAGAAGCTCAAGGCCTACGGCCTGGAGAGCAGCTACGTGAACTTCCGCAGCGGCTCGGGCGCGGCCATGGATGCCGAGATCGCCTCGTCGATCCGCCGTGGCAAGCCGGTGCTGTTCTACTACTGGTCACCGACCCCGCTGATGGGCCGCTACAAGCTGCTGCGCCTGGAAGAACCGCCGTTCGACGCCGAAGCCTGGAAGACCCTGTCCGATCCCAACAACCCCAACCCCCGCGGCAGCCGCTCGCTGCCGGCGAAGCTGTCGGTGGGCGTCTCCGCGCCCTTCCACCAGCAGTACCCGGAACTGGTGGCGCTGTTCGAGAAGGTCGATATTCCCATCGGCCTGCTCAACGCCGCCCTGGCGAAAATGAGCGAGACACGCCAGCCCCCGCGTGACGCCGCCCGCGAGTTCCTCAAGGCGAACCCGCAGGTATGGCAGAACTGGCTGCCGGCCGAGCAGCGCGCCAGGGCCGAGGCGGCTCTATGA
- a CDS encoding proline/glycine betaine ABC transporter permease has protein sequence MSSEFPEGLHYSIAGPVNQLVDRLVLNYGDALRQVSDSLLQLVVALENLLRLLPWWLLLALVGLLAWHAGRSWVRALTLVGLLFLIGVVGLWDKLLQTCALVLVATGLCVLIGVPMGVALAYRPMARRLLLPLLDVMQTLPSFVYLIPVLMLFGLGKVPAIFATLIYALPPLVRLTELGLRQVDPALSEAARCLGATRWQRLRHVELPEALPSIMAGLNQTVMMALSMVVVASMIGARGLGEDVLVGIQTLNVGRGVEAGLAIVALAVVIDRVTQDYGKR, from the coding sequence ATGAGTTCGGAGTTCCCCGAAGGCCTGCACTACTCCATCGCGGGGCCGGTGAACCAGCTGGTGGACCGCCTGGTGCTGAACTACGGCGACGCCCTGCGCCAGGTCTCCGACAGCCTGCTGCAACTGGTGGTGGCGCTGGAGAACCTGCTGCGCCTGCTGCCCTGGTGGTTGCTGCTGGCGCTGGTCGGGCTGCTTGCCTGGCACGCCGGGCGCAGTTGGGTACGCGCCCTGACCCTGGTAGGGCTGCTGTTCCTGATCGGTGTGGTCGGCCTGTGGGACAAGCTGCTGCAGACCTGCGCGCTGGTGCTGGTCGCCACCGGCCTGTGCGTGCTGATCGGGGTGCCAATGGGCGTGGCGCTGGCCTATCGCCCGATGGCCCGGCGCCTGCTGTTGCCCCTGCTGGACGTCATGCAGACCCTGCCCAGCTTCGTCTACCTGATCCCGGTGCTGATGCTGTTCGGCCTGGGCAAGGTGCCGGCGATCTTCGCCACCCTGATCTACGCCTTGCCGCCGCTGGTACGGCTCACCGAGCTGGGCCTGCGCCAGGTCGACCCTGCGCTGAGCGAGGCGGCGCGCTGCCTGGGCGCCACGCGCTGGCAGAGGCTGCGCCATGTCGAGCTGCCGGAGGCGCTGCCGAGCATCATGGCCGGCCTCAACCAGACGGTGATGATGGCGCTGTCGATGGTGGTGGTCGCCTCGATGATCGGCGCGCGCGGGCTGGGCGAAGACGTGCTGGTGGGCATCCAGACCCTGAACGTGGGCCGTGGCGTCGAAGCCGGCCTGGCCATTGTCGCGCTGGCGGTGGTGATCGATCGGGTGACGCAGGACTACGGAAAACGCTGA
- a CDS encoding EAL domain-containing protein has product MSPLSALILQASGLHRSTAVNALHHLGYSYLAEVASNALALDRLRSVGGVHLLLCDVRIDPVPRLDFLQTVARERLAHGVVVSGEMAPGTWSALAHLLQLQGMKVFWLGNEPATLERLRTLLADFEPQAPQQAIPWRDQGSIDVGDIGQALERGELRAALQSKVTVATGQVYGFEVLARWHREDGQVLLPDRFLPALRRDGLLDALLFELMGQAHDALRAHGRTDLELSLNLEAEQIAQADFAACIGRELQRRQINPRNVTFELTETSPLHAPSLSLENVLRLRLLGCGLAIDDFGCGHSSLQRLVELPFTELKLDRSFLANLDMGDPRRLAVLTNALALGRELGLRVVAEGVESASQHRQLQSLGCEAAQGYLFGKPVAVSELSGLLRGAPMRLPRAEVITLKADSVVRLAD; this is encoded by the coding sequence ATGTCGCCCCTTTCCGCGCTGATCCTGCAGGCGTCCGGCCTTCACCGCTCGACGGCGGTGAACGCCCTCCACCACCTTGGCTACAGCTACCTCGCGGAAGTCGCCAGCAACGCCCTGGCCCTGGACAGGCTGCGCAGCGTTGGCGGCGTGCACCTGCTGCTCTGCGACGTGCGCATCGACCCGGTGCCACGCCTGGACTTCCTCCAGACCGTGGCACGCGAACGCCTCGCCCACGGCGTGGTGGTCAGCGGCGAGATGGCACCGGGCACCTGGTCGGCGCTGGCGCACCTGCTGCAGCTGCAGGGCATGAAGGTGTTCTGGCTGGGTAATGAACCGGCCACCCTGGAGCGCTTGCGCACCCTGCTTGCCGACTTCGAACCCCAGGCCCCGCAGCAGGCCATCCCATGGCGCGACCAGGGCAGCATCGATGTCGGCGACATCGGCCAGGCGCTGGAGCGCGGCGAGCTGCGCGCTGCCCTGCAGTCCAAGGTCACGGTCGCCACCGGGCAGGTCTACGGCTTCGAAGTGCTCGCCCGCTGGCACCGCGAGGACGGACAGGTGCTTCTGCCGGACCGCTTCCTGCCGGCCCTGCGCCGGGATGGCCTGCTCGATGCGTTGCTGTTCGAGCTGATGGGCCAGGCTCATGACGCATTGCGGGCCCACGGTCGGACCGACCTGGAACTCTCCCTCAACCTGGAAGCCGAGCAGATCGCCCAGGCCGATTTCGCCGCCTGCATCGGGCGCGAATTGCAGCGCCGGCAGATCAACCCACGGAACGTCACCTTCGAGCTGACCGAAACCTCGCCGCTGCACGCGCCGTCGCTGAGCCTGGAGAACGTGCTGCGTCTGCGCCTGCTGGGCTGCGGGTTGGCCATCGACGATTTCGGCTGCGGTCATTCCAGCCTGCAACGCCTGGTGGAACTGCCGTTCACTGAGCTGAAGCTCGACCGCAGCTTCCTCGCCAACCTCGACATGGGTGATCCGCGCCGCCTGGCCGTGCTGACCAATGCCCTGGCGCTGGGCCGCGAACTGGGCCTGCGCGTGGTGGCCGAGGGCGTGGAAAGCGCCAGCCAGCATCGCCAACTGCAGAGCCTGGGATGCGAAGCCGCCCAGGGCTATCTGTTCGGCAAGCCGGTTGCCGTCAGTGAACTGTCCGGGCTGCTGCGTGGTGCGCCGATGCGCCTGCCGAGAGCAGAGGTGATTACCCTCAAGGCCGACTCGGTGGTACGCCTGGCCGACTGA
- a CDS encoding LysR family transcriptional regulator: protein MPRENFNDLIAFVTVAREGSFTKAAAQLGVSQSALSHTIRALETRLGLRLLSRTTRSVSPTEAGERLLQTLAPRFEEIEAELAALSDFRDKPVGTLRITAAEHAASSVLWPKLAKVLPDYPDIKVEVSIDYGLTDIAAERFDAGVRLGDQVAKDMIAVRIAPDLRMAVVASPGYLARKERPEDVPALSRHDCLNLRLPTYGGLMAWEFAKDGHEVKARVEGQLTFNSSPHILRAALDGFGLAYLPQDMVTEHVAEGRLELVLEDWCPTFPGYHLYYPSRRQKSRAFTVLVDALRHHD from the coding sequence ATGCCCCGGGAAAACTTCAACGACCTGATCGCCTTCGTCACAGTGGCGCGCGAAGGCAGCTTCACCAAGGCCGCGGCGCAGCTGGGCGTATCCCAGTCGGCGCTGAGCCACACCATCCGCGCCCTGGAAACCCGTCTCGGGCTGCGCCTGCTCAGCCGCACCACCCGCAGCGTGTCCCCCACCGAGGCCGGTGAACGGCTGCTGCAGACCCTGGCGCCGCGCTTCGAGGAGATCGAGGCGGAACTGGCGGCGCTCAGCGACTTCCGCGACAAGCCCGTCGGCACCCTGCGTATCACCGCCGCCGAGCATGCCGCCAGCAGCGTACTCTGGCCGAAACTGGCGAAGGTGCTGCCGGATTATCCGGACATCAAGGTCGAGGTGAGCATCGACTACGGCCTGACCGACATCGCCGCCGAACGCTTCGACGCCGGCGTGCGCCTGGGCGACCAGGTGGCCAAGGACATGATCGCCGTGCGCATCGCCCCGGACCTGCGCATGGCGGTGGTCGCCAGCCCTGGCTACCTCGCCCGCAAGGAACGCCCGGAAGACGTGCCGGCGCTGTCCCGGCACGACTGCCTGAACCTGCGCCTGCCGACCTATGGCGGACTGATGGCCTGGGAGTTCGCCAAGGACGGTCATGAAGTGAAGGCACGGGTGGAAGGACAACTGACGTTCAACAGCAGCCCGCACATCCTCCGCGCGGCGCTGGACGGCTTCGGCCTCGCCTACCTGCCGCAGGACATGGTCACCGAGCATGTCGCCGAAGGTCGCCTGGAGCTGGTACTGGAAGACTGGTGCCCGACCTTCCCCGGCTACCACCTCTACTACCCGAGCCGGCGGCAGAAATCCCGCGCCTTCACGGTGCTGGTGGACGCCCTGCGCCACCACGACTGA
- a CDS encoding NAD(P)-dependent alcohol dehydrogenase, with amino-acid sequence MKTLGYAAQNPQDPLAPFTFERRSLRDNDVAMDVLYCGVCHSDLHQARNDWGFSRYPMVPGHEIVGRVTAVGSQVTRYKVGDAVAVGCMVDSCQQCDQCRKGEEQLCRQGNTQTYNGVDRITREATQGGYSKQLVVREEFVLRVPQGLDLSRAAPLLCAGITTYSPLRTWNVGPGSRVGVVGLGGLGHMAVKLAIGLGATVTVLSRTADKRTDALELGADALLVSSDAQAMKAAANSFDLIIDTVPVKHDLKPYMPLLDVDGTLVMVGQVGPIDEISSIPLLLGRRRIAGSPIGGIAETQEMLDFCGKKNILPECEMIRMDEINHAFERMERSDVRYRFVIDMASLG; translated from the coding sequence ATGAAGACCCTTGGATACGCCGCGCAGAACCCGCAGGACCCGCTGGCTCCCTTCACCTTCGAGCGCCGCTCGCTGCGCGACAATGACGTGGCCATGGACGTCCTCTATTGCGGCGTCTGCCATTCCGACCTGCACCAGGCGCGCAACGACTGGGGCTTCAGCCGCTACCCGATGGTGCCGGGCCACGAGATCGTCGGTCGGGTCACCGCAGTCGGGTCGCAAGTCACCCGCTACAAGGTCGGTGACGCCGTGGCGGTGGGCTGCATGGTGGATTCCTGCCAGCAGTGCGACCAGTGCCGCAAGGGCGAGGAGCAGCTGTGCCGACAGGGCAACACCCAGACCTACAACGGCGTCGACCGCATCACCCGCGAAGCGACCCAGGGCGGCTATTCGAAGCAGCTGGTGGTGCGCGAGGAGTTTGTCCTGCGCGTGCCGCAAGGCCTGGACCTGAGTCGCGCGGCGCCGCTGCTGTGCGCCGGCATCACCACCTACTCGCCACTGCGCACCTGGAACGTCGGGCCGGGCAGCCGGGTTGGCGTGGTCGGCCTCGGCGGGCTCGGGCACATGGCGGTGAAGCTGGCCATCGGCCTGGGCGCCACCGTCACCGTGCTCAGCCGCACCGCCGACAAGCGCACCGACGCCCTGGAGCTGGGCGCCGACGCGTTGCTGGTGTCCTCCGATGCCCAGGCCATGAAGGCGGCCGCCAACAGCTTCGACCTGATCATCGACACCGTGCCGGTGAAGCACGATCTCAAGCCCTACATGCCGCTGCTGGACGTGGACGGCACGCTGGTGATGGTCGGGCAGGTCGGTCCCATCGACGAGATCAGCAGCATCCCGTTGCTGCTGGGCCGCCGCCGTATCGCCGGTTCACCCATCGGCGGCATCGCCGAGACCCAGGAGATGCTCGATTTCTGCGGCAAGAAGAACATCCTCCCGGAGTGCGAGATGATCCGCATGGACGAGATCAACCACGCCTTCGAGCGCATGGAGCGCTCTGACGTGCGCTACCGCTTCGTCATCGACATGGCTTCGCTGGGCTGA
- a CDS encoding aldo/keto reductase yields MEYRYLGRSALKVSPLCLGAMMFGGETDEATARRIVDKAFEQGVNFIDTADVYHKGRSEEVVGRALAAHRDDWVIASKVGYAFGDGPNAQGQSRKWIYQSVENSLKRLDTDYLDILYFHRTVTDSPLEEGLRAVGELIRQGKVRYYGLSNFRGWRIAEVVRLADQLGIDRPVCSEPLYNLVDRTAEVEQMPAAGHFGIGVVPYSPLARGVLTGKYRPGAEPPADSRAGRGDKRIQQTEWRPESLQIAQRIAEHAASRGITPVAFALAWVLNNRLVSSAIAGPRTEAHWDGYMQALEVNLTAEDEALVDSLVPPGHASTPGYSDPAYPIEGRQAR; encoded by the coding sequence ATGGAATACCGTTACCTGGGCCGCAGCGCCCTGAAAGTCTCGCCCCTTTGCCTGGGCGCCATGATGTTCGGCGGCGAGACCGACGAAGCCACCGCCCGCCGCATCGTCGACAAGGCCTTCGAGCAGGGCGTCAACTTCATCGATACCGCCGACGTCTACCACAAGGGCCGCTCCGAAGAGGTGGTTGGCCGTGCGCTCGCCGCCCATCGTGACGACTGGGTGATCGCCAGCAAGGTCGGCTATGCCTTCGGCGACGGCCCGAACGCCCAGGGCCAGTCGCGCAAGTGGATCTACCAGTCGGTGGAGAACAGCCTGAAGCGCCTGGACACCGATTACCTGGACATCCTCTACTTCCACCGCACCGTCACCGACTCGCCGCTGGAAGAGGGCCTGCGCGCGGTTGGCGAGCTGATCCGCCAGGGCAAGGTGCGTTACTACGGGCTGTCCAACTTCCGTGGCTGGCGTATCGCCGAAGTGGTGCGCCTGGCCGACCAGCTGGGCATCGACCGCCCGGTGTGCAGCGAGCCGCTGTACAACCTGGTGGACCGCACCGCCGAAGTCGAGCAGATGCCCGCCGCCGGCCACTTCGGCATTGGCGTGGTGCCCTACAGCCCGCTGGCCCGTGGCGTGCTCACCGGCAAGTACCGGCCCGGCGCCGAGCCGCCGGCGGATTCCCGCGCCGGCCGCGGCGACAAACGCATCCAGCAGACCGAATGGCGCCCCGAATCCCTGCAGATCGCCCAGCGCATCGCCGAACATGCCGCCTCCCGAGGCATCACCCCGGTGGCCTTCGCCCTGGCCTGGGTGCTGAACAACCGGCTGGTCAGCTCGGCCATCGCCGGCCCGCGCACCGAGGCGCACTGGGACGGTTACATGCAGGCGCTGGAGGTGAACCTTACCGCCGAGGACGAAGCGCTGGTGGACAGCCTGGTGCCGCCTGGCCATGCCTCCACCCCCGGCTACAGTGACCCCGCTTACCCCATCGAAGGCCGCCAGGCCCGTTGA